A genome region from Chlorobaculum tepidum TLS includes the following:
- a CDS encoding ComEA family DNA-binding protein, which yields MKPTYTTWLRRMTASAMLLASVASPVPALAFDSFEELLDRSDSMGNADELFSDLEELRRNKIPVNRATEEQLLKLPLLSAADAAKIIEWREQRGPIGSVAELEAVIGKDTARRFAAYLSFELPPEVKKKALPERVKGSVIGRVFWEDPPRAGVTNGKYAGGNRHVYSRFQAATPHYGVHLLSDSDVGEPDIDDFLSFNVHAEGIGMLTQAVIGNYRLSFGQGLVFGQGRYFFKGSDAVDGVLLFAPALRPYISAGEDNFLQGVAATLAPGPFELTAFTSSNKVDATIKNDVVTSIATTGYHRTATELNKKDNLTQEVKGVNLRYRYRAGELSTAIGATWAKYRYGLPLSWLDDGKNGGQLGSVEASAVYRNTQVFGEAAYATEPGALSWICGVQSDLAKGITGVVSMRDYAFEYYSPFAGAFAERGDNASNESGLYLGLKAKVRDNLTLAGLYDRFRFPVLDKRYYVYPSSGYEARFYATWKQNRWMTWDAMYQHKEKEEAKKQFDSNIGTSRYIPVPKITNRVQLGLVVECSPGITLKSRAAFKSLRSHFVTGAESEEGWLLYQQINLKRGPFTLKTRLARFDTDSYDVALYAYEDDLPLVYMLNAYYGRGKAWFIVLDFEPVKNFNLTAKYETTWYDDRDVYSSGNDLRNTSSPGSYHVGCMLKF from the coding sequence ATGAAACCGACATACACTACCTGGCTGCGCCGCATGACGGCGTCGGCTATGCTTTTGGCATCTGTGGCCTCACCGGTTCCGGCGCTGGCTTTCGACTCTTTCGAAGAGCTTCTCGACCGTTCCGATTCGATGGGAAATGCCGATGAGCTGTTCAGCGACCTCGAAGAGTTGCGCCGGAACAAAATCCCGGTCAATCGCGCCACCGAAGAGCAACTGCTCAAACTGCCGCTGCTGAGTGCCGCCGATGCTGCGAAAATCATCGAGTGGCGGGAGCAGCGCGGACCAATCGGTTCCGTCGCCGAACTCGAAGCGGTGATCGGCAAGGACACTGCCCGCCGTTTCGCCGCATACCTTTCATTCGAATTGCCCCCTGAGGTGAAGAAAAAAGCGCTGCCCGAAAGAGTCAAGGGCAGCGTGATCGGGCGGGTGTTCTGGGAGGATCCGCCACGTGCAGGGGTCACAAACGGCAAGTATGCCGGAGGCAACCGGCATGTCTACAGCCGCTTCCAGGCAGCTACGCCGCACTACGGCGTGCATCTCCTGTCAGACAGCGATGTCGGCGAGCCGGATATCGATGATTTTCTCTCGTTCAACGTTCATGCTGAAGGCATCGGCATGCTGACGCAGGCGGTTATCGGAAATTACCGGCTGAGTTTCGGGCAGGGGTTGGTTTTCGGCCAGGGGCGCTACTTTTTTAAAGGCTCGGACGCCGTCGATGGCGTACTGCTCTTCGCGCCGGCGCTTCGTCCCTACATCTCGGCGGGCGAGGACAACTTCTTGCAAGGCGTGGCCGCGACGCTTGCGCCGGGGCCGTTCGAGTTGACGGCGTTCACTTCAAGCAACAAGGTCGATGCGACCATCAAGAACGATGTGGTCACGAGTATTGCAACCACTGGCTATCATCGCACGGCCACAGAGCTTAACAAAAAGGACAACCTCACTCAGGAGGTCAAGGGCGTGAATCTCCGGTACCGCTATCGCGCCGGAGAGTTGAGCACCGCCATTGGCGCGACGTGGGCGAAATACAGATACGGACTTCCGCTCTCATGGCTCGATGACGGCAAAAATGGCGGCCAGCTCGGATCGGTCGAAGCGAGCGCCGTGTATCGAAACACACAGGTTTTCGGCGAGGCTGCATACGCAACCGAGCCCGGCGCCCTGTCATGGATATGCGGCGTTCAGTCCGATCTGGCAAAGGGAATTACCGGTGTTGTCTCGATGCGTGACTATGCTTTCGAATACTACTCTCCGTTTGCCGGAGCATTCGCCGAGCGGGGCGACAACGCATCGAACGAGTCGGGCCTTTATCTGGGCCTGAAGGCAAAAGTGCGTGATAACCTGACCCTTGCCGGTTTGTACGACAGGTTCAGATTTCCGGTGCTCGACAAGCGATATTACGTCTACCCGTCATCCGGCTACGAGGCGCGGTTCTACGCGACCTGGAAGCAGAACCGCTGGATGACCTGGGACGCTATGTATCAGCACAAGGAGAAGGAGGAGGCCAAAAAGCAGTTCGATAGCAACATCGGAACATCGCGTTACATACCGGTGCCCAAAATTACCAACCGGGTGCAGCTCGGTCTGGTAGTCGAATGCTCTCCAGGCATCACGCTGAAATCGCGAGCCGCATTCAAGAGTCTCCGGAGCCACTTTGTCACCGGAGCCGAGAGCGAAGAGGGGTGGCTGTTGTACCAGCAAATCAATCTGAAGCGAGGCCCCTTTACCCTCAAGACCCGCCTTGCCCGTTTCGATACCGACAGTTACGATGTTGCCCTCTACGCCTACGAAGACGACTTGCCGCTGGTTTATATGCTCAACGCTTACTATGGCCGGGGCAAAGCGTGGTTTATTGTGCTCGATTTCGAGCCGGTGAAAAACTTCAATCTGACCGCCAAATACGAAACGACATGGTACGACGACCGCGACGTTTACAGCAGCGGCAACGACCTGCGCAATACCTCGTCACCGGGTTCGTACCACGTGGGGTGTATGCTGAAGTTTTGA
- a CDS encoding MarC family protein, which yields MANLWIHALTVFMGFFAIMNPIANVPIFLSLTEGDDKKTTAMVASRALLLAFLIVTIFSVAGKLIFDLFGITLPAFQITGGLLVFLIGFHMLQGDQSSVQHPSETGKKKSPEAALSVTVSPLAMPILAGPGTIATAMNFSTGENFMEMAVTIVVFGVLCLITYVLFVSGEKFVTYIGASALGVITRMMGLILAVIGAQMVIAGIHGAFGLGAG from the coding sequence ATGGCAAATTTGTGGATTCACGCACTTACGGTGTTCATGGGGTTTTTCGCGATTATGAACCCCATCGCCAACGTGCCGATTTTTCTGAGTCTGACGGAGGGCGACGATAAAAAGACGACGGCGATGGTAGCATCCCGAGCGCTGCTGCTGGCGTTTCTGATCGTGACGATCTTTTCGGTGGCCGGAAAACTTATCTTCGATCTGTTCGGCATCACGTTGCCCGCGTTTCAGATCACGGGCGGCCTGCTGGTTTTTCTGATCGGCTTTCACATGCTGCAAGGCGACCAGTCAAGCGTGCAGCACCCGAGTGAAACGGGCAAGAAAAAATCGCCCGAAGCGGCCCTCAGCGTAACGGTCTCCCCGCTGGCGATGCCGATCCTCGCCGGGCCGGGCACCATCGCCACGGCAATGAACTTCTCGACGGGCGAGAATTTTATGGAGATGGCCGTGACCATCGTAGTGTTCGGCGTGCTGTGTCTCATCACCTACGTGCTGTTCGTTTCGGGCGAAAAGTTCGTCACCTACATTGGAGCCAGCGCGTTGGGAGTCATTACCCGAATGATGGGCCTGATCCTCGCCGTCATCGGAGCGCAGATGGTGATTGCCGGAATCCACGGAGCGTTCGGGCTGGGTGCTGGGTGA
- a CDS encoding SDR family oxidoreductase: MKKVLVAGATGYLGRYAVQEFKNRGYWVRALVRNPEKFKKPGPFFAPEIDTLVDDVVFGDATKPETIAGLCDGIDVVFSSLGMIKPDFEHDNFDVDYQGNMNILAEALKAGVKKFVYVSVFDAHRMMNIPNVQAHEKFVRELQAAKIESTIIRPNGFFSEIGQFVARARRGFMLWIGDGYNRQNPIHGADLAKVCADAVDSSEKEIEVGGPEVFTYREMVDLAIEIAGTQPVQVSLPFWLADGIVGVLGLFNRDVHDVALFATTLSKMDFVSPKYGTHRLRDFFNECKLLPL; this comes from the coding sequence ATGAAGAAAGTGCTTGTGGCCGGAGCGACCGGTTACCTTGGCCGGTATGCGGTGCAGGAGTTCAAGAATCGCGGGTACTGGGTGCGCGCGCTGGTGCGCAATCCCGAGAAGTTCAAAAAGCCGGGGCCGTTTTTCGCGCCAGAGATCGACACGCTCGTTGACGATGTGGTGTTCGGCGACGCTACCAAGCCGGAAACCATCGCCGGGCTGTGCGACGGCATCGACGTGGTTTTTTCGTCGCTCGGCATGATCAAGCCCGACTTCGAGCACGACAACTTCGACGTGGATTATCAGGGCAACATGAACATTCTCGCCGAGGCGCTGAAGGCCGGGGTGAAGAAGTTCGTGTACGTTTCGGTCTTCGACGCGCATCGCATGATGAACATCCCGAACGTGCAGGCGCACGAAAAGTTCGTCCGCGAGTTGCAGGCCGCGAAGATTGAGAGCACAATCATCCGTCCGAACGGCTTCTTTTCGGAAATCGGCCAGTTCGTGGCCCGTGCTCGCCGCGGCTTCATGCTGTGGATTGGCGACGGCTACAACCGTCAGAACCCCATCCACGGCGCCGACCTGGCCAAAGTGTGCGCCGATGCGGTGGACAGCAGCGAAAAAGAGATCGAAGTCGGCGGCCCGGAGGTGTTCACTTACCGTGAAATGGTCGATCTGGCTATCGAAATCGCCGGAACGCAGCCCGTACAGGTTTCACTGCCCTTCTGGCTGGCTGACGGCATCGTCGGCGTGCTGGGCCTCTTCAATCGCGATGTGCACGATGTCGCACTGTTTGCCACCACGCTCAGCAAGATGGATTTCGTTTCGCCGAAGTACGGCACCCACCGTCTGCGCGACTTCTTCAACGAGTGCAAATTGCTACCGCTGTAA
- a CDS encoding proton-conducting transporter membrane subunit, whose protein sequence is MRTPPLLALIITGFAVSAAAPYLYRLLKARFVWFGVAFPLALFASFMLRYPQAASGVPVRERWSWVPSLGLDLSFVLDGLSLTFVMLVTLIGAAVFLYASVYLRHHEEADRFFGFIGMFMTWMLGVVLADNMLLLFLFWELTSISSFLLIGFNHHAASSRASALKALLVTGAGGLLALLAGMLLLGNVTGSFEISSFYAMNDLITSHRLYPAIVALILVGAFTQSVQFPFHFWLPDAMAAPSPVSAYLHSATMVKAGIYLIARFNHEIGSTALWQDTILFTGAATMIFAGLLFYRQSDLKRLLPLHLPGLVKPSIWYEEALSGMLRFAAWLTSVLQNGDLRRYLAVIIFSALIPVSLMLFSSGGFSVTLPADLSVASYEVALALIIVLATALLLTSDSRLKAIVSMGVLGFGVGMIFIIYGAPDVALTTFVAIETLNVILFVLVLAHLPKFTSRSRTTGRIRAAQTQNR, encoded by the coding sequence ATGAGGACCCCGCCTTTGCTTGCCCTGATCATCACCGGCTTTGCCGTTTCGGCAGCTGCTCCATATCTCTATCGTTTGCTGAAGGCCCGTTTTGTCTGGTTCGGAGTTGCCTTTCCGCTAGCTCTGTTCGCGAGCTTCATGCTCCGCTATCCGCAGGCGGCCTCCGGCGTGCCGGTGCGCGAGCGCTGGAGCTGGGTGCCGTCGCTCGGTCTTGACCTGAGCTTCGTGCTCGACGGGCTGAGCCTGACCTTCGTGATGCTGGTGACGCTTATCGGTGCGGCGGTGTTTCTGTACGCTTCGGTCTACCTGCGCCACCATGAAGAGGCCGACCGCTTTTTTGGCTTCATTGGCATGTTCATGACCTGGATGCTCGGCGTGGTACTGGCCGATAACATGCTGCTGCTGTTTCTCTTCTGGGAGCTGACCAGCATCAGCTCGTTCCTCCTGATCGGCTTCAACCACCATGCGGCTTCGTCGCGCGCTTCAGCGCTGAAGGCGCTGCTCGTGACCGGGGCGGGCGGCCTCCTGGCGCTGTTGGCCGGAATGCTGCTGTTGGGGAACGTGACCGGCAGCTTCGAGATTTCCTCGTTCTACGCGATGAACGATCTCATCACCTCGCATCGCCTCTATCCGGCCATTGTCGCGCTGATTCTTGTCGGCGCGTTCACCCAATCGGTGCAGTTTCCGTTCCACTTCTGGCTTCCCGACGCCATGGCCGCGCCTTCGCCGGTGAGCGCCTACCTGCACTCGGCCACGATGGTCAAGGCGGGCATCTATCTCATCGCGCGGTTCAACCACGAAATCGGCAGCACCGCGCTCTGGCAGGATACGATCCTCTTTACCGGCGCAGCCACCATGATTTTCGCAGGCTTGCTCTTCTACCGCCAGAGCGACCTGAAAAGGTTGCTGCCACTTCATCTGCCTGGTCTCGTCAAGCCATCGATCTGGTACGAAGAGGCGCTGTCGGGGATGCTGCGGTTTGCCGCCTGGCTCACCTCGGTGTTGCAGAACGGCGATTTGCGACGCTATCTCGCGGTCATCATCTTCTCGGCGCTCATTCCGGTTTCACTGATGCTTTTCAGCTCTGGCGGTTTTTCGGTAACGCTGCCCGCCGATCTTTCGGTCGCGTCGTATGAGGTCGCGCTTGCCCTGATTATAGTGCTGGCGACCGCCCTCTTGCTAACGAGCGATTCGCGCCTGAAGGCGATTGTGTCGATGGGCGTGCTCGGCTTTGGTGTTGGTATGATCTTCATCATCTACGGCGCGCCCGACGTGGCGCTGACCACTTTTGTTGCCATCGAGACGCTGAACGTCATTCTCTTTGTGCTGGTGCTGGCCCATCTGCCGAAGTTCACCTCTCGTTCGCGCACCACCGGGCGGATTCGCGCTGCTCAAACTCAGAACCGGTAA
- a CDS encoding DUF4177 domain-containing protein, with protein sequence MKEYKVLTQKDRFFGGTFDPEKLEKAINSYATEGWVVVSVATASIPSLTGAREEMIVVMEREK encoded by the coding sequence ATGAAAGAGTACAAAGTTCTCACACAGAAGGACCGCTTCTTCGGCGGCACGTTCGATCCCGAAAAACTCGAAAAGGCAATTAATTCGTACGCAACCGAGGGATGGGTTGTCGTCTCTGTTGCTACAGCCAGCATCCCGTCTCTAACAGGCGCACGCGAAGAAATGATTGTCGTGATGGAGAGAGAGAAGTAA
- a CDS encoding DUF389 domain-containing protein yields the protein MLKSLLRILSLRQDAEAFDAIHNAVEADIMFSGARIWVLISAIILASVGLNMNSSAVIIGAMLISPLMGPINGMGYSIATYDFPLLRKSFKNFSFAVISSLVASTLYFAITPVSSAHSELLARTSPTIYDVLVALFGGLAGAISLTTKLKGNVVPGVAIATALMPPLCTAGYGLATGHFTFFFGALYLFTINSVFIGLANVGFARVMRIPLRSSLPEEKRTGINRIITAVILVTLIPSVYFGYVLVKKEHFIETATRFVQTVSLFKGNFLLRYDIDGDSRTISMIYAGEPLTSDDKVELGRRAEKFGLEQVTLKFEQGLVISKDKEFQDKLSQMVETDRQKIEIARLNAALQANQRQQDSLRQVKYTGLKLLNELKPLFPQITSCLYAESYLFSDSTGKKPLHRSYVLLSAAKPISRVDRTKMENWLKARLQNDSLRVVFE from the coding sequence ATGCTTAAATCTTTGCTGCGTATTCTCAGCCTGCGTCAGGATGCGGAGGCATTCGATGCCATCCACAACGCGGTCGAGGCTGATATCATGTTCAGCGGGGCGCGCATCTGGGTGCTGATTTCTGCCATTATCCTCGCCTCGGTCGGCCTCAACATGAACTCCAGCGCGGTTATCATTGGCGCCATGCTGATTTCGCCGCTCATGGGCCCGATCAACGGCATGGGCTACAGCATCGCGACCTATGATTTCCCGTTGCTCCGGAAGTCTTTCAAGAACTTCTCTTTTGCGGTGATTTCGAGTCTGGTCGCTTCAACCCTCTATTTTGCCATCACTCCGGTATCCAGCGCTCATTCGGAGTTGCTTGCCCGCACGAGTCCCACCATCTATGATGTACTGGTCGCGCTGTTTGGCGGCTTGGCCGGGGCGATCTCCCTGACCACGAAACTCAAGGGCAACGTGGTACCGGGTGTGGCGATTGCCACGGCGCTCATGCCACCGCTCTGCACGGCGGGCTATGGCTTGGCGACCGGCCACTTCACCTTCTTTTTTGGTGCGCTCTACCTTTTTACAATCAATAGCGTTTTCATCGGACTTGCCAATGTCGGTTTCGCGCGAGTGATGCGGATTCCGCTACGAAGCTCTCTTCCGGAAGAGAAAAGAACCGGTATCAACCGTATCATCACGGCGGTCATTCTGGTTACACTGATCCCGAGCGTCTATTTCGGCTATGTGCTTGTCAAGAAGGAGCATTTTATTGAAACCGCCACAAGGTTTGTTCAAACGGTCAGCCTTTTCAAAGGGAATTTTCTGCTTCGCTATGACATTGATGGCGATAGCCGCACGATTTCAATGATTTATGCCGGCGAACCGCTGACCAGTGACGACAAGGTGGAATTGGGCAGGCGAGCGGAAAAATTCGGCCTCGAGCAGGTCACCCTGAAGTTCGAACAGGGGCTGGTAATCAGTAAAGACAAGGAATTTCAGGATAAGCTGAGTCAAATGGTAGAGACGGATCGTCAGAAAATTGAAATCGCTCGTCTCAATGCGGCGTTGCAAGCCAATCAAAGGCAGCAAGATAGTCTCCGTCAGGTCAAATACACCGGCCTGAAACTTCTCAATGAACTCAAGCCGTTGTTTCCGCAGATTACGAGCTGCCTTTATGCTGAGTCCTATCTTTTTTCAGACAGCACGGGCAAGAAACCTCTGCACAGAAGTTACGTTCTCCTTTCGGCGGCAAAACCCATCAGCCGGGTTGACCGCACGAAAATGGAGAACTGGCTCAAAGCCCGGTTGCAGAACGACAGCCTGCGGGTGGTGTTCGAGTGA
- a CDS encoding TorD/DmsD family molecular chaperone, producing MTPLQKAYRYKFLSQCLAYPNEAFIPALNEVLEKIDADRDPRQTLVAAFEREETEPLQAEYTRLFLNGYPHTICPPYESVYLEKRMHGDAAVSVAAAYTEWEISVEPGLIDHLATELEFLAFLASAESLDNTVSENASKASKAFMQQHVTRWVPQFIEDLKAGATMDCYRMLGEVMEKTLAPLSPKS from the coding sequence ATGACGCCGCTCCAGAAAGCCTACCGCTACAAATTCCTGAGCCAGTGCCTAGCTTATCCGAACGAGGCGTTCATCCCAGCTCTCAACGAAGTGCTGGAGAAGATCGACGCCGACCGCGACCCGCGGCAAACGCTCGTCGCCGCATTCGAACGGGAGGAGACAGAACCGCTACAGGCCGAGTACACCCGCCTTTTCCTCAACGGCTACCCGCACACCATCTGCCCGCCGTATGAGTCAGTCTATCTCGAAAAGCGGATGCACGGTGACGCCGCCGTGTCCGTCGCCGCCGCTTACACCGAATGGGAGATATCGGTCGAACCAGGCCTCATCGACCACCTCGCCACCGAACTCGAATTCCTCGCCTTCCTCGCATCGGCAGAATCGCTGGACAACACTGTAAGCGAGAACGCCAGCAAAGCCTCGAAAGCATTTATGCAGCAGCACGTGACCCGCTGGGTGCCGCAGTTTATTGAAGATTTGAAAGCTGGGGCGACGATGGATTGCTACCGGATGCTGGGGGAGGTGATGGAGAAGACGCTCGCCCCCCTGTCCCCCAAATCCTGA
- the nrfD gene encoding NrfD/PsrC family molybdoenzyme membrane anchor subunit, whose amino-acid sequence MTFVHQEVWHWQIATYLFLGGLGGATFAISAVLHLFEGCDRKMLSVAVMSSIAFLVIGTVFLLADMLQPLKAIYALTNPRSWIFWGVVFINAYFVAAIAYVIPLLEEWPMLQPIIQKIPAPILGLLERFNKLVALGGSAAGFLVAIYTGLLISAAPAINFWNTPALPLLFVISGFSTGAAWLLLLSMLSSNPGAQAISAKLEQLDAILIVTELIILGAYFNFAMFLPTSARASAEFLFHSPVFIVGFFVAGLLVPLAIESWGIFFGGHSEKDKPKLTMLLASALVLVGGYLLRIYVLKAGMFQYPW is encoded by the coding sequence ATGACCTTTGTACATCAGGAAGTATGGCACTGGCAGATCGCAACCTACCTGTTTCTGGGCGGTCTGGGCGGCGCGACGTTCGCCATCAGCGCGGTGCTTCACCTCTTCGAGGGGTGCGACCGCAAAATGCTTTCCGTGGCCGTCATGTCGTCGATAGCGTTTCTGGTCATCGGCACTGTGTTCCTGCTCGCCGACATGCTTCAGCCGCTGAAAGCAATCTATGCCCTGACCAATCCGCGCTCGTGGATTTTCTGGGGTGTGGTCTTCATCAACGCCTACTTCGTCGCAGCCATCGCCTATGTGATTCCGCTGCTCGAAGAGTGGCCGATGCTACAGCCAATCATACAGAAAATCCCCGCGCCGATCCTCGGCCTGCTCGAACGCTTCAACAAGCTGGTCGCCCTCGGCGGCTCGGCAGCCGGATTCCTCGTGGCGATCTACACCGGCCTGTTGATCTCGGCCGCTCCAGCGATCAACTTCTGGAACACCCCGGCATTGCCGCTGCTCTTCGTGATCTCCGGCTTCTCGACCGGCGCGGCCTGGCTGCTCCTGCTCTCGATGCTCTCCAGCAACCCCGGCGCACAGGCTATCAGCGCCAAGCTCGAACAGCTCGACGCCATACTGATCGTCACAGAACTTATTATTCTCGGTGCATACTTCAACTTCGCCATGTTCCTGCCCACCAGCGCGCGCGCCTCGGCGGAGTTCCTGTTCCACAGCCCGGTCTTCATCGTCGGCTTCTTCGTGGCTGGTCTTTTGGTGCCGCTCGCCATTGAAAGCTGGGGCATCTTCTTCGGCGGCCATTCGGAGAAGGACAAACCGAAGCTGACGATGCTGCTCGCCAGCGCTCTGGTGCTTGTCGGCGGCTACCTCCTGCGTATCTACGTACTCAAAGCCGGCATGTTCCAGTACCCCTGGTAA
- a CDS encoding 4Fe-4S dicluster domain-containing protein — translation MARYGMVMDMRTCVGCQACMAACSTENQTPFWSEKFRTHVEDKETGAFPDVRRVQLPRLCMHCENTPCLSACPTGATHMNKDGIVLVNYDRCIGCYACCIACPYDARYAYDSEDVQKERELYGKLVTHDVPHVDKCTFCVQRLSEKLEPACVATCPTHTRIFGDLDDRKSEVHKLAASGKAQALNQGLGTSPKVFYIPS, via the coding sequence ATGGCCCGTTATGGAATGGTAATGGATATGCGTACCTGCGTCGGCTGTCAGGCCTGCATGGCGGCGTGTTCGACCGAAAACCAGACCCCGTTCTGGAGCGAGAAGTTTCGGACGCATGTGGAGGACAAGGAGACAGGAGCCTTCCCCGATGTACGCCGGGTGCAGCTTCCGCGCCTCTGCATGCACTGCGAAAACACCCCCTGCCTGTCGGCCTGCCCGACCGGGGCGACCCATATGAACAAGGACGGCATCGTGCTGGTCAACTATGACCGTTGCATCGGCTGCTACGCCTGCTGCATCGCCTGCCCGTACGACGCCCGCTACGCCTACGACAGCGAGGATGTCCAGAAGGAGCGCGAACTGTACGGCAAACTGGTCACGCACGACGTGCCACATGTGGACAAATGCACCTTCTGCGTGCAGCGCCTGTCGGAAAAACTCGAACCGGCCTGCGTCGCCACCTGCCCGACCCACACGCGCATCTTCGGCGACCTCGATGACCGCAAGAGCGAGGTGCACAAGCTCGCCGCGAGCGGCAAGGCGCAGGCGCTCAACCAGGGCCTCGGCACCTCGCCGAAAGTATTCTACATCCCATCATAA